The following proteins come from a genomic window of Loxodonta africana isolate mLoxAfr1 chromosome 19, mLoxAfr1.hap2, whole genome shotgun sequence:
- the HPD gene encoding 4-hydroxyphenylpyruvate dioxygenase gives MTTYSDKGVKPERGRFLHFHSVTFWVGNAKQAASFYCSKMGFKPLAYRGLETGSREVVSHVIKHGKIVFVLSSALNPWNKEMGDHLVKHGDGVKDIAFEVEDCNYIVQKARERGAKIVREPWVEQDKCGRVKFAVLQTYGDTTHTLVEKINYTGCFLPGFEAPTFMDPLLSKLPSCNLEIIDHIVGNQPDQEMASASEWYLKNLQFHRFWSVDDTQVHTEYSSLRSIVVTNYEESIKMPINEPAPGKKKSQIQEYVDYNGGAGVQHIALRTQDIITAIRHLKERGMEFLAVPSTYYKQLREKLKSAKVQVKESIDVLEELKILVDYDEKGYLLQIFTKPVQDRPTLFLEVIQRNNHQGFGAGNFNSLFKAFEEEQNLRGNLTDLESNQPGRARH, from the exons ATG ACGACATACAGTGACAAAGGTGTAAAG CCCGAGAGAGGCCGGTTCCTGCACTTCCACTCGGTGACCTTCTGGGTTGGCAATGCCAAACAG GCTGCGTCGTTCTACTGCAGCAAGATGGGCTTCAAACCGCTGGCCTACAGGGGCCTGGAGACAGGCTCCCGGGAGGTGGTCAGCCACGTGATCAAGCATGGGAAG ATTGTATTTGTCCTCTCCTCAGCCCTCAATCCCTGGAACAAAG AGATGGGCGATCACCTGGTGAAACACGGTGACGGAGTGAAGGACATCGCATTCGAGGTGGAAGACTGCAACTACATCGTGCAG AAAGCCCGGGAACGGGGCGCCAAGATTGTGCGGGAGCCCTGGGTAGAGCAGGATAAGTGCGGGAGGGTGAAGTTTGCTGTGCTCCAGACG TATGGGGACACCACACACACCCTGGTGGAGAAGATAAACTACACTGGCTGCTTCCTGCCTGGATTTGAGGCCCCAACATTCATGGACCCCCTACTTTCCAAGCT GCCCAGCTGCAATCTTGAGATTATCGACCACATTGTGGGAAACCAGCCTGACCAGGAGATGGCGTCTGCCTCTGAATG GTACCTGAAGAACCTCCAGTTCCACCGTTTCTGGTCTGTGGACGACACGCAGGTGCACACAGAGTACAGCTCTCTGCGCTCCATCGTGGTGACCAACTACGAGGAGTCCatcaagatgcccatcaacgaaCCAGCACCAGGCAAGAAGAAGTCCCAGATCCAG GAATACGTGGACTATAACGGGGGCGCCGGAGTCCAGCACATCGCTCTCAGGACCCAAGACATCATCACAGCG ATTCGCCACTTGAAAGAGAGAGGCATGGAGTTCTTGGCTGTCCCATCTACGTATTACAAGCAACTGCGAGAGAAGCTCAAATCAGCCAAGGTCCAGGTGAAGGAAAGCATTGACGTCCTGGAG GAGCTGAAAATCCTGGTGGACTACGACGAGAAGGGCTACCTCCTGCAGATCTTCACCAAGCCCGTGCAGGACCGGCCCACGCTCTTCCTGGAGGTCATCCAGCGCAACAACCACCAG GGTTTTGGGGCCGGCAACTTCAACTCACTGTTTAAGGCCTTCGAAGAGGAGCAGAACCTTCGGGGAAACCTCACCGACCTGGAGAGCAACCAACCGGGTCGCGCCCGGCATTAA